From one Dryobates pubescens isolate bDryPub1 chromosome 2, bDryPub1.pri, whole genome shotgun sequence genomic stretch:
- the CRYBA2 gene encoding beta-crystallin A2 has protein sequence MTSSEAMDTLGQYKITVWEEESFQGKRCEFLMECPSIMERGFRKIRSIKVESGPWVGFEYPEYQGQQFILEKGDYPRWEAWSGNSGYRTEHLLSFRPVKCANHNDSKVILYEAENFQGHKFELSDDYPSLQAMGWGNKEVASIKVNAGAWVAYQYPGYRGYQYVLERDRQNGEFKKYNEYSSQAHTNQIQSIRRVQH, from the exons ATGACCAGCAGCGAAGCCATGGACACCCTGGGGCAGTACAAGATCACGGTatgggaggaggagagcttCCAGGGCAAGCGCTGCGAGTTCCTCATGGAGTGCCCCAGCATCATGGAGCGTGGCTTCCGCAAGATCCGCTCCATCAAGGTGGAGTCTGGCCC ctGGGTGGGCTTCGAGTACCCTGAGTACCAGGGGCAGcagtttatcctggagaagggTGACTATCCCCGATGGGAGGCCTGGAGCGGGAACAGCGGCTACCGGACCGAGCACCTCCTCTCCTTCCGGCCCGTCAAGTGTGCG AACCACAACGACAGCAAAGTCATCCTCTACGAGGCTGAGAATTTTCAGGGGCACAAGTTTGAGCTGAGTGATGACTACCCCTCGCTGCAGGCCATGGGTTGGGGCAACAAGGAGGTGGCATCTATCAAAGTGAACGCCGGAGC GTGGGTGGCATACCAGTACCCAGGATACAGGGGCTACCAGTATGTGCTGGAGCGGGACAGACAGAACGGTGAGTTCAAGAAGTACAATGAATACAGCAGCCAGGCTCACACCAACCAGATCCAATCCATCCGCCGtgtccagcactga
- the FEV gene encoding protein FEV, translating to MVRSRQCQQRRERRASRAEEWIGGGGSRRPGPGGLQAVPEPRSRRGGSAVFAKSKGERLGAAGRLPAGGRRGVEVPPGSSPPSTPTRSTFTPPPDPVGETLFKDGKSQAWGSLSPSVQKGSGQIQLWQFLLELLSDRANLNCIAWEGTNGEFKLIDPDEVARRWGERKSKPNMNYDKLSRALRYYYDKNIMTKVHGKRYAYKFDFHGLAQVCQPATPDHTLYKFQGNLAPLPFSGISKLNLMTSGVTPAGFSYWPGSSPSLYPGHGLQPSAPFSTMAASHLNNMNNHYH from the exons ATGGTGAGAAGCAGGCAATGCCAGCAGCGCAGGGAGCGCCGTGCCAGCCGGGCAGAGGAGTGGATCGGAGGCGGCGGTAGCAGGAGGCCGGGCCCGGGCGGTCTCCAGGCAGTGCCCGAGCCCCGTTCCCGGCGGGGTGGCAGCGCCGTGTTTGCGAAGA GCAAGGGGGAGCGGCTGGGGGCTGCGGGGAGGCTGCCCGCGGGTGGGCGCCGGGGGGTCGAAGTCccgcctggctccagccccccctccACTCCCACACGCTCCACTTTTACACCCCCCCCAGATCCAGTCGGAGAAACTTTGTTCAAAGACGGGAAGAGCCAGGCGTGGGGGTCCCTCAGCCCAAGCGTGCAGAAAG GCAGTGGGCAGATCCAGCTGTGGCagttcctgctggagctgctctccgaCCGTGCCAACCTGAACTGCATCGCCTGGGAAGGCACGAACGGGGAGTTCAAGCTGATCGACCCTGATGAGGTGGCACGGCGCTGGGGGGAGCGGAAGAGCAAACCCAACATGAATTATGACAAGCTCAGCCGGGCACTGCGCTACTACTACGACAAGAACATCATGACCAAGGTCCACGGCAAGCGCTACGCCTACAAGTTCGACTTCCACGGGCTGGCACAGGTGTGCCAGCCAGCCACCCCTGATCACACCCTCTACAAATTTCAGGGCAACCTGGCCCCACTGCCCTTTTCGGGCATCTCCAAACTCAACCTCATGACCTCGGGTGTGACGCCGGCTGGCTTCTCCtactggcctggctccagcccctccctctaCCCTGGGCAcgggctgcagccctctgccccgTTCAGCACCATGGCAGCCTCTCACCTCAACAACATGAACAACCACTACCATTAG